GTAATTTTAATTAAGGCATCAAATTCGTTAAGTTTAATATTGTTGCCAACATAAGATTTTCTCAATGGATTATTGTTTCTTAATTTCCAAATAGTAACTTTATTTGGTAGAACATTATTTAAATTAAGTTTATTTGATAAGGCGTAAAAGGACTGTATGCCATTCAAGTCAATAGTTTCTAGTATTAATAATAATAAATCAAGCTTCTCTATAGATTTTCTTGATACTTGATTTCCTCTAGTTAAAACTGTAATTGTTCTTTATTAGAATATGCACTAATTATAACAGAATTATTAATCCATTTTTTGAAATAAAAATGAATATAACTTATCCAGTTCTTCAATAGTTAGCATTCCATAACTCCATAATAATATTGGTAATGGAGTTTTATTTTTTATAGATAATTTTATACCAAGTTCAATAGAAGACTCATCTAAACCTACTACATTAAATAAATAAATTATCATTTCTCTAGTTACATAATTATTCATGAGTTCTAATTAATACTTGAGTAAATTAGAGATTTAGTCATTTGATTGAGGACTAATTTTCTTATAAAAAGAAAATTATTTAAAAGTAAAAATGAAAACTTCCTTATTGGAAATAAAAAAAGATTTCTATTAGCAAAAATTAATATCAATGAGTCAGTTATAAAAAAAGTGAAGATAATATCTAAAATCCTGCTTGAAAAATACTTGAATTTAAATAATATCAATTGCATTTTAGTAATATCAGTATTTTTATTAAAAAGATCATAAATAGTATTAACATCTCTCCAACAAGTATTTAGGCCTTGACCACCAACAGGATGAAATGTATGAAATGCATCTCCTACAAAAACTAATCTTTTAAAATTTAACACTGGTAAATTTAAGGATAATGAAACAGGAAAAATATTGAATTCGCCAATTATTTGGTCCAACTTAAATTCATCTGGCAAGATTGTTGATAAATTATCCATTAAAAAATTCTTGTCAGAATTTAACCTTTCAATTGCCTTTAATGTACTGGAAGTCCAAATAACTTGATATAAGTTTTTTTCTAAAGGTAATAATGCAAGTGGGCCTTCTTTTCTAAAAATTTCATAAGCACGCTTTTCATAATGACCTCTAAGAGAAACCTTAAAAGTTAAACAAGACTGACTATAAGATTTTTTTATATCAACAAAATTTAAGAATTTTTTATCAAGTG
This is a stretch of genomic DNA from Prochlorococcus marinus XMU1412. It encodes these proteins:
- a CDS encoding DUF2949 domain-containing protein, translating into MNNYVTREMIIYLFNVVGLDESSIELGIKLSIKNKTPLPILLWSYGMLTIEELDKLYSFLFQKMD
- a CDS encoding FAD-dependent monooxygenase, whose product is MKNKFNFKIVGSGPTGLLLSIALSKFDCNIFLTDLLTKDRLIDKDKTYAITHSTRKILSKFRLWEKLEPFLFGFDTLSISDSVTSAFTNLSTSDLDDDIRSAENIGWVVKHSDLMKVFFQEIDNYENIFFMTPKRLLRKKILFDYQFFSTGANSLDKKFLNFVDIKKSYSQSCLTFKVSLRGHYEKRAYEIFRKEGPLALLPLEKNLYQVIWTSSTLKAIERLNSDKNFLMDNLSTILPDEFKLDQIIGEFNIFPVSLSLNLPVLNFKRLVFVGDAFHTFHPVGGQGLNTCWRDVNTIYDLFNKNTDITKMQLILFKFKYFSSRILDIIFTFFITDSLILIFANRNLFLFPIRKFSFLLLNNFLFIRKLVLNQMTKSLIYSSIN